Proteins encoded in a region of the Synechococcus sp. BIOS-U3-1 genome:
- the menB gene encoding 1,4-dihydroxy-2-naphthoyl-CoA synthase encodes MAESLSRAVLPGDSGAMWQPWCQYEDVLLDRCETGIARVAINRPQKRNAFRPRTVAELCDAFARIRDDSSIGVVLFTGVGPADDGGYAFCAGGDQSVRGDGGYLDEQGLPRLNVLDLQRMIRSLPKVVIALVAGYAIGGGQVLHLLCDLSLAADNAVFGQTGPRVGSFDGGFGAGYLARVVGQRKAREIWFLCRRYGAEQALAMGLVNDVVPLQELETEGVRWAREVLQHSPTAIRCLKAAFNAETDGLAGLQELAGQATHLFYRTEEGQEGRNAFLEKRDPDFSSSPWLP; translated from the coding sequence ATGGCTGAGTCGTTATCCCGCGCGGTCTTGCCCGGTGATTCAGGGGCGATGTGGCAGCCCTGGTGTCAGTACGAGGATGTGTTGCTCGATCGCTGCGAGACAGGCATCGCCAGGGTCGCCATCAATCGACCGCAGAAACGCAATGCCTTTCGTCCACGCACCGTGGCGGAGCTCTGCGATGCATTTGCGCGCATTCGTGATGACAGCAGCATCGGTGTGGTGCTGTTCACCGGGGTTGGTCCTGCAGACGACGGCGGCTATGCCTTCTGCGCCGGCGGTGATCAGAGCGTCCGTGGCGACGGCGGCTATCTCGATGAGCAGGGACTTCCGCGTCTCAATGTTCTCGATCTGCAGCGGATGATCCGCAGCCTGCCCAAAGTCGTGATCGCTCTGGTGGCCGGCTATGCGATCGGTGGCGGCCAGGTGCTGCATCTACTTTGCGACCTGAGTCTCGCAGCAGACAATGCCGTGTTCGGCCAGACCGGTCCGCGGGTCGGAAGCTTCGATGGCGGATTCGGTGCCGGCTATCTGGCGCGGGTAGTGGGTCAGCGCAAGGCGCGGGAGATTTGGTTCCTTTGTCGTCGTTATGGGGCTGAGCAGGCGTTGGCGATGGGGCTGGTGAATGACGTGGTCCCTCTGCAGGAGCTGGAGACGGAGGGCGTGCGCTGGGCGCGCGAGGTGTTACAGCACAGCCCCACGGCGATTCGCTGCCTTAAGGCTGCCTTTAATGCCGAGACCGACGGGCTGGCGGGCCTCCAGGAGCTGGCGGGGCAAGCCACCCATCTTTTCTATCGAACGGAGGAAGGCCAGGAGGGTCGCAACGCCTTTTTGGAGAAGCGGGATCCTGATTTCTCTTCTTCTCCCTGGCTGCCCTAG